A window of the Gossypium hirsutum isolate 1008001.06 chromosome A05, Gossypium_hirsutum_v2.1, whole genome shotgun sequence genome harbors these coding sequences:
- the LOC107957961 gene encoding 50S ribosomal protein L31, chloroplastic, whose protein sequence is MALTLPNTFLQIKPSPPPSLPLRKVVTARGGGYRPQVTCRKKDIHPEFHEDAKVYCNGELVMTTGGTQKEYVVDVWSGNHPFYLGNRSAVLVDADQVEKFRKKFGQLSEILEIPVLKGEIILPTKHKAGKGGKKK, encoded by the exons ATGGCGCTAACTCTCCCAAACACATTTCTCCAAATCAAGCCTTCTCCTCCCCCTTCACTCCCTCTCAGAAAG GTGGTGACTGCAAGGGGAGGGGGCTATAGGCCACAAGTTACTTGCCGGAAGAAGGACATCCACCCGGAATTCCACGAGGATGCTAAAGTTTACTGCAATGGAGAATTGGTGATGACAACAGGTGGGACGCAGAAGGAGTATGTGGTGGATGTTTGGTCGGGGAACCATCCTTTTTACCTCGGGAACAGGTCGGCCGTCCTTGTTGACGCTGACCAGGTCGAGAAGTTCCGTAAGAAGTTCGGGCAGTTATCTGAGATTTTGGAGATTCCGGTGCTTAAGGGTGAGATTATTTTGCCTACTAAGCATAAGGCTGGTAAAGGCGGCAAGAAGAAGTAG
- the LOC107957958 gene encoding glucose-1-phosphate adenylyltransferase large subunit, chloroplastic/amyloplastic — MESICISLKATATASPVNISQGRSNGGTVFWGETIRGGWDFGTQLWKSLRAENGVKKAKPGVAYSIITPEINKETMKFEPPKFEAPQADPKNVASIILGGGAGTRLFPLTSQRAKPAVPIGGCYRLIDIPMSNCINSGIKKIFILTQFNSFSLNRHLARTYNFGNGVNFGDGLVEVLAATQTPGEAGKKWFQGTADAVRQFVWVFEDAKAKDVEHVLILSGDHLYRADYMDFVQKHIDSNADITVSCLPMDDSRASDYGLMKIDGTGRIVQFAEKPKGPNLKAMQVDTSILGLSAQDAARYPYIASMGVYVFKTSVLLKLLTRSYPSCNDFGSEIIPSAVKEHKVQAYLFSDYWEDIGTIKSFFDANLALTEQPPKFEFYDPKTPFYTSPRFLPPTKVDECKIVDSIISHGCFLRECSVQHSIVGVRSRLESGVDLQDTMMMGADYYQTESEIASLLAEGKVPIGVGQNTKIKNCIIDKNAKIGKDVIISNTDAVEEAERPEDGFYIRSGITVIMKNATIRDGTVI; from the exons ATGGAATCCATCTGCATATCGCTAAAGGCTACTGCAACCGCCAGTCCGGTTAATATCAGCCAAGGTCGTAGTAATGGAGGCACTGTTTTCTGGGGTGAGACTATTAGAGGAGGTTGGGATTTTGGAACACAGTTATGGAAGAGTTTGAGAGCTGAAAATGGTGTCAAAAAAGCTAAACCGGGCGTTGCTTACTCTATTATCACCCCAGAAATTAACAAGGAGACAATG AAATTTGAGCCACCAAAGTTTGAGGCTCCACAAGCAGACCCAAAGAATGTGGCTTCCATCATACTGGGCGGCGGTGCTGGGACGCGCCTCTTCCCTCTTACTAGCCAAAGAGCCAAGCCAGCC GTTCCAATTGGAGGGTGTTACAGGCTGATTGATATTCCAATGAGCAACTGTATCAACAGTGGGATAAAGAAGATATTTATCTTAACTCAGTTTAACTCCTTCTCCCTCAATCGTCACTTAGCTCGTACTTACAACTTTGGGAATGGTGTAAATTTTGGAGATGGTTTGGTTGAG GTTCTGGCGGCCACTCAAACACCAGGAGAAGCTGGGAAGAAGTGGTTCCAAGGAACTGCTGATGCTGTGAGGCAATTTGTGTGGGTTTTTGAG GATGCCAAAGCCAAGGATGTGGAGCATGTATTGATATTGTCCGGAGATCATCTTTACCGAGCAGACTATATGGATTTTGTTCAG AAGCATATTGACTCAAATGCTGATATCACAGTCTCATGTTTACCAATGGACGACAG CCGTGCATCGGATTATGGATTGATGAAGATAGATGGAACAGGACGAATTGTCCAGTTTGCCGAGAAACCAAAGGGCCCTAATCTTAAAGCAATG CAAGTTGATACCTCCATATTAGGACTATCAGCTCAAGATGCTGCAAGATATCCGTACATTGCATCAATGGGTGTGTATGTGTTTAAAACTAGTGTCTTGTTAAAGCTTCTAACTCGAAGCTATCCCTCATGCAATGATTTTGGCTCTGAGATTATTCCGTCTGCTGTGAAGGAACACAAAGTCCAG GCATATTTGTTCAGTGACTATTGGGAAGACATTGGAACAATAAAATCTTTCTTTGATGCTAATTTAGCGCTCACAGAACAG CCACCAAAGTTTGAATTTTATGATCCAAAGACACCTTTCTATACATCTCCAAGATTCTTGCCTCCTACCAAAGTTGATGAATGCAAG ATTGTTGACTCCATAATTTCACATGGTTGTTTCTTGCGAGAATGTAGTGTTCAACACTCTATAGTCGGTGTGCGCTCACGTTTGGAGTCCGGCGTTGATCTTCAG GATACCATGATGATGGGAGCAGACTACTACCAAACCGAGTCCGAAATAGCATCTCTGCTAGCAGAAGGGAAGGTTCCTATTGGTGTCGGACAGAATACCAAGATCAA GAATTGCATAATTGACAAGAATGCCAAGATAGGAAAAGATGTAATCATATCAAACACTGAT GCTGTTGAAGAAGCTGAGAGACCAGAAGATGGGTTTTACATTAGGTCTGGGATCACAGTGATAATGAAGAATGCAACCATCCGAGATGGAACTGTCATATAA
- the LOC121229441 gene encoding mannan endo-1,4-beta-mannosidase 7, whose product MKHWGLILLLFLLFQQGNFLLRVKADDGFIKTKGLQLMLRGSPFYANGFNAYWLMYMASDSSQRSKVSSAFQQAKEHGLTIARTWAFSDGGDRPLQYSPGSYNEQMFQGLDFVVSEAKRYGIKLVLSFANNYDQFGGKKQYVNWARNEGQSIGSDDDFFTNSVVKEYYKNHIKTVLTRRNTLTGVAYKDEPTIMAWELMNEPRCLSDPSGKTMQAWITEMASHVKSIDGNHLLEAGLEGFYGPSSSQEQQYNPNFQVGTDFIANNQIPGIDFATVHSYPDQWLQSSSDESQIAFLNNWLYNHIQDAQNILQKPLLFAEFGKSLKIAGPNQRDELYNTVYTAIYSSARGGGAAIGGLFWQLLAEGMDSYGDGYEVIMSQGTSTVDLITQESQKLNRIRKMYVRLRDIEKWNKAREIRRAQWWSGNGVSETEN is encoded by the exons ATGAAGCATTGGGGTCTGATTTTGCTCCTCTTTTTGTTATTTCAACAAGGAAATTTTCTCCTGCGTGTCAAAGCTGATGACGGGTTTATCAAAACTAAAGGACTGCAGCTAATGTTGCGTGGAAGTCCTTTCTATGCAAATGGGTTCAATGCTTATTGGCTCATGTACATGGCCTCTGATTCATCTCAGAGAAGCAAAGTCTCATCTGCGTTTCAACAAGCTAAAGAGCACGGTCTCACCATAGCCAGAACTTGGGCTTTCAGTGATGGTGGAGACAGGCCTCTTCAGTACTCGCCTGGCTCCTACAATGAACAAATGTTCCAG GGATTGGATTTTGTAGTATCTGAGGCCAAGAGATATGGGATTAAGCTGGTTTTAAGCTTCGCGAATAACTATGATCAATTTGGAGGGAAGAAACAGTATGTGAACTGGGCAAGAAATGAAGGACAATCCATTGGCTCTGATGATGATTTCTTTACCAACTCTGTTGTTAAAGAATACTACAAGAACCACATCAAG ACTGTTCTTACAAGACGTAACACCCTGACTGGAGTGGCTTACAAAGATGAACCAACAATAATGGCGTGGGAGCTTATGAATGAGCCTAGGTGCCTCTCGGATCCATCGGGAAAGACCATGCAG GCCTGGATTACAGAGATGGCTTCTCATGTAAAGTCCATTGATGGAAATCACTTACTAGAAGCTGGTTTAGAAGGGTTTTATGGACCATCATCATCTCAAGAACAGCAATATAACCCTAACTTTCAAGTAGGAACGGATTTCATTGCAAATAATCAGATCCCTGGCATTGACTTTGCGACAGTTCATTCATATCCTGATCaatg GTTACAAAGCTCAAGTGATGAAAGCCAAATTGCCTTCTTGAATAATTGGCTGTACAATCACATCCAAGATGCTCAGAACATCCTTCAGAAACCATTGCTCTTTGCCGAGTTCGGAAAATCTTTGAAAATTGCGGGTCCTAACCAAAGAGACGAGCTGTACAACACTGTTTACACAGCGATTTACTCATCAGCCAGGGGTGGAGGTGCAGCCATCGGTGGGCTATTCTGGCAACTGTTAGCCGAAGGAATGGACTCTTACGGAGATGGGTATGAGGTAATCATGAGCCAAGGCACCTCAACTGTCGACCTCATCACTCAAGAATCTCAGAAACTTAATCGTATTCGAAAGATGTACGTAAGGTTGAGAGACATCGAGAAATGGAACAAAGCAAGGGAAATCAGAAGAGCACAATGGTGGTCTGGAAATGGTGTCAGCGAAAcggaaaattga